A region from the Dendropsophus ebraccatus isolate aDenEbr1 chromosome 1, aDenEbr1.pat, whole genome shotgun sequence genome encodes:
- the ANXA2 gene encoding annexin A2, protein MACIHEILGKLKLEGNQTSSTQSTCGTVRPSTNFDAEKDAAALETAIKTKGVDELTIINILTNRSNEQRQDIAFAYQRRTKKDLPSALKGALSGHLETLMLGLMKTPPQYDASELKSAMKGLGTDEDTLIEIICSRDNQELQAIQAAYRELFKTELEKDIVSDTSGDFRKLMVALAKGKRQEESSVVDYEKIDQDARELYEAGVKRKGTDISKWISIMTERSIPHLQKVFERYKSYSPYDMQESIKKEVKGDLENAFLNLVQCIQNKPLYFAERLYDSMKGKGTKDKVLIRNMVSRSEVDMLKIRAEFKKKYGKSLSYFISQDTKGDYQRALLNLCGGDD, encoded by the exons ATGGCTTGTATCCATGAAATTCTAGGCAAGCTGAAATTGGAAGGAAAT CAAACCAGTTCCACTCAGTCAACGTGTGGTACTGTGAGACCTTCCACAAACTTTGATGCAGAGAAAGATGCTGCAGCCCTTGAAACTGCCATTAAAACAAAAG GTGTCGATGAACTAACAATCATCAACATTTTAACAAACCGCAGCAATGAACAGAGGCAGGACATAGCATTTGCCTATCAGAGGAGAACCAAAAAG GATCTCCCATCAGCATTGAAAGGGGCACTTTCTGGTCATCTTGAGACTTTGATGCTTGGTCTTATGAAGACACCACCTCAATATGATGCTTCAGAATTGAAATCAGCAATGAAG GGCCTTGGTACAGATGAAGACACGCTTATTGAAATAATTTGTTCTCGAGATAATCAGGAATTACAAGCAATTCAAGCAGCATACAGAGAAT TGTTCAAGACAGAATTAGAAAAAGACATAGTGTCAGACACATCAGGAGACTTCAGAAAGCTAATGGTCGCTCTTGCTAag GGGAAAAGACAAGAGGAGAGTTCTGTAGTAGATTATGAAAAGATTGACCAGGACGCTAGA GAACTGTATGAGGCCGGAGTAAAGAGGAAGGGAACAGATATCAGCAAATGGATTTCCATTATGACCGAAAGAAGCATTCCACACCTACAGAAAG TCTTTGAAAGGTACAAGAGCTACAGTCCATATGACATGCAGGAGAGCATCAAGAAGGAAGTGAAAGGTGACCTGGAGAATGCTTTCCTGAATCTGG TGCAGTGCATCCAGAACAAGCCCCTCTACTTTGCGGAGAGGTTGTACGATTCAATGAAG GGCAAAGGAACAAAGGATAAAGTGTTGATCCGAAATATGGTTTCACGAAGTGAAGTGGACATGCTCAAAATAAGAGCAGAGTTCAAAAAGAAATATGGCAAATCTCTGTCCTACTTCATTAGC CAAGACACAAAAGGAGACTATCAGCGTGCCCTGCTAAACCTATGTGGTGGTGATGACTGA